tttttcatatgacaatggatttTGTTGATCTCCTCACctggaaattgcctttgcatatcctttgaccatttgtcaattggggaatggcttgtttttttgaaaatttggctcagttctctgtatattttagaaatgagtcctttgtcagaatcattagttgtaaagattgtttccctattcattacatttctttttatcttggttacagtggtttaatctgtgcagaagctttttaatttaatgtaatcgaaaactctttgaggagaacaaatccttcagacaaagtatagaattcagggagattaatgaatttaccagaaatcaggaatcaatacttcaaaaccaaagaaatgaaaaattagaagaaaatgtgaaatatctcactgaaaaaacaactgatatgaagaacagacttagaaaagataatttaaaaattattggaataccagaaagtcatgatcaggaaaacagccttgacatcattttccaagaattactacaggaaaattgccctgagattctagaagcagagggcaaaatagaaatggagagaatccaccaatcccccaagaaagagatcccaaaaaaccaacccctaggaatattatagccaaattccagaactcccaagtcaaagagaaaatgttacaagcagccagaaggacacagttcaaatatcatggagctgcagttaggatcacacaggacttagcagcaactacattggaagctcgtagggcttggaatatagtaaaccggaaggcaaaagagcttagaatgcagccaaggatcaactacccagcaaggctgaatgtcctcttccagggaaaaagacagactttcaatgaaccagggggatttcaaatgttcctgttggaatggccagagctgaacagaaggtttgatcttcagatacaggactcaggtgaagaatagagattggaggagaaggggaaattatgagggacttaatgatgatgaactgcatgtattcctgcatagaaaaatgacactgataatactcatagtaacgttcttagttaatagagcaggtagagggagcttttatagttgaagcacaggacaAAGCTGAATTCGAAGGTAAAATATAGTGtacaaatggagtcaataggaaaaaaaaggaaatgtaatgggagaaagcaaaaggagaggggggaataggccaagatatttcatataataagatttctctttattacaatgagctattgcaatgatgtggaaggggggaaggcaagggggaatgagggaaactttgctctcatcagaggaggagaggaaatagcatatatactcaatggggtatagacatctggagtaaggaggagggacaggggaagggggtggggatgtcaatgatggaggagaggatggaccatggggggagagtagtcaaatataacacattttctttttttgcttcttgcaagggtctgggattagatggcctgtccaggaccatagggccaggtggatgctgggcctaaggggtggtatgggggctcagggcctcttggccccagagccggggatctgtctgctgtgccactctgctaccctacagcagagtcaaagtgaaaggagaaagaaaatatagtacatggtagtggagaaatacaaaaggagggagttgcgatcagctatggcaaaggtggaaaaatatggaagtaacttttgccatggacttatcataaagaatgtgatccacccacgacagaagtgttggtgttggaacaaagactcaagcacaatttttaattgttattatttggggggggtgcagggtaaatgtggctgggtggcctgcctggggccacatagcagggtgatctttgggtttctgaggctggatttggacccaggtgctcctggctcaagggacaatgctctgtccaccacccagccacccctactattattactattttattttatttcgggtcttttttttccttatttttggtttttgcaggacaatggggttcaggtggcttgcatgtcacatggctgggtgattgttgggtgtacggggccgaatgtgggcttgggtgctcatggctccagggctggtgctccatccattgtgccacctggccatacctacaattattaatattattttttaaattttaatttatttctctcccctttactttatcactcaagcaagtctctatttatggggggagggggtatttcatttactcttaaacaggaatattttattattgtaaaaaaaacattatttgtacacaatgagaataaatattaaagaaaaatgagtcctttgtcagaaatactagctgtaaaaattgtttcccaatttactacatttcttttgatcttggttatggttttgtctatgcaagaattttttaatttaatgtagtcaaaattatctagtttgttttgaatgatgttctctatctcttccttggtcataaactgtttccctttccatagatctgacaggtaaagtagtccttgatctcgtttgcttataatattatttttttatgtctaaatcctgtatccatttagatcttatcttggtatagggtgtgaggtgttggtctaatctaagtttcttccatgctaacttccaattttcccaggagtttttattgaagagagagtttttatcccaatggctggactctttgggtttatcgaatagcaccttactataatcatctcctgcttttacacctagtctattgcactggtctaccactctatttcttagccaataccaaacagttttgatgactgatgctttataatataattttagatcaggtagggctaagccaccttcttttgcactttttcattaagctcctggcaattcttgactttttatttctccatatgaatttacttacaattttttctaactcattaaagtaattttttggaattttgattggtagggtgctaaacgagtagtttagttttggtaaaattgtcatttttattatattagctcaacctatccatgaacagttgatgtttgcccaggtatttaaatctgattttatttgcacaagaagagttttgtaattgttttcaaaaaagtttttgagtctgccttggcaggttcactcctaggtattttattttgtctgaggttactttgaatggaatttttctttctagctctttctgctgtatcttgctagtcatatatagaaatgttgaggatttatgagggtttatttttatatcctgctactttgctaaagttgctaattatttctaatagtttttaagATGACCTTTTGAGGTTCTccaggtatatcatcatgtcatctgcaaagagtgagagttttgtctcctccttccctattctaattccttcaatttcttttgcttctctttttgctgaggctaaaatttctaatatgatatggaatagtagtggtgataatggggatctttgtttcatccctgattttattgagaattcctcaagcctatccctgttatataatgctttttgatggtttcagatacatactttttattattctaagtaacaaaccatttattcctataatctctagtgtttttagtaggaataggtgctgtattttatcaaaagctttttcagcatctattgataaactcatatgatttctgataggtatgttattgataaattaattatactaaaagttttcttaatattaaaccaaccctgcattcctgagataaatcctacttgatcataatgtagtatcctagtgataacttgttgtaatctttttgctaaggtttatttaagatttttgcatctatattcatcagggaaatagatctataattttatttctctgttttaactcttcctggtttaggtatcagcaccatattggtgtcatagaaagagttaggcagagttccgtcttcacctatttttccaaagagtttatatagaattggaaccaattgttccttaaatgttggatagaattcacttgtgaatccatctgccactggatattttttcttggggagttcaataatggcttgttgaatttctttttctgagatagggctatttaagtttttaatttcctcttcatttaatctgggcaacttttatttttgtaaatattcatccatttcactttgattgtcaaacttattggcatagagttgggcaaaataattctgaattattactttaatttcttcctcattggtgatgagtttacctttttcatttatgatactatcaatttggttttcttctttctttttttttaatgaaattgaccagaagtctatcaattttattggcttttttcataaaaccagctcttggttttatttattaattcaatagttttcttgcttttgattttattaatttctccttcaatttttagaatctctaatttggtatttaattgagggtttttaatttattctttaatgtttttagttGGATATTTAGTTcgttgatttcttctttctctaatttattcatgtaagcatttaaagatatataatatatcccatgaCAGCTGCCTtaagtgtatcccataggttttggtatgttgtgtcattattgtcattatctagaatgaaataattaattctttctgtaatttgttgtttgatccactcattctttaaaatgaggttatttagtttccaattagttctgggtctatatctccctgccccagtattgcatatgatatTTTTGCATTGTGATCTTATaaagatgaattcactatttctgcctttctgcaattgatcattaggtttttatgtcctagtacatggtcaatttttgtgtaagtatcatgtactgcaggaaaaaaaaagtatattccttttaatcCCCATTCAgcttcctccataggtctatcataacTAGGTTTTCTactaatctatttacctctttaacttccttcttatttattttatgatttgatgtatctaaatctgagagtgggaggttgaggtctcccactagtagagttttgctgtctatgtctttctgtagctctttcaacttctcctctaagtatttggatgctgtcccattgggtgcatacatatttagtattgaaattactttattgtctatggtaccttttaggaggatatagtttccttccttatctcttttaacaatatctatttttgcagctgctttgtctgagataaggattgctaccccagattttttcaCTTccgctgaagcaaaatatattttgctccaatcttttaccttttctctgttctctctgcttcaaatgagtttcttgtaagcagcatattgtaggattctggtttttaatccattctgctatccatttacgttttaagggagagttcatcccattcacattgaaagttataattactaactctttattgccctccatgctatctttcttctgtttgtattttccccttttttccctttatccatattccccagtgttttgtttctgagtgCTGCCACCTTCAGTGCGTTTGCCCTCTTAAATTGACCCCCctcccatttttcccctttcctttttccccttattcccttccttctgttagttcccttttttctccccccccatgccccctccccttttccccttttaatgcttgaaaggaaagataagtttcttaacttgatataagttaactttaagccaagtgtgatgagatgaaaattcaggtgattctcacctcctcccttcctcccctggATTACACtaggtcttttgtacctattgatgtaatgagatttacccccattcagtctccctccaacctcccttctccttactgtccccctttttaaggaggtattgtttttaaatcattctatctgagtcacagaaaagttatgagtgtccatcacttctggctatgtatattctctctaatagacttacaattctcaagagttagtgAGACTCTTtatcccaagtgggtatatagccagtttcatcttattgtatagcagttgttttcatgtgtctcttgagcctcctgtttgatgtccaaattttctatttagctctggtcttttcattatgaaatcttggaagtctcccatttcattaaatgtccatcttttttcccctggaagagaaggctcagctttgtcaggtagtagattcttggctgcattccaagttcccttgctctttggaatatctcattccaggcccttggatcccttaatgttgctatgaccaggtcctgtgtaatccttactgtggttccttggtatttaaattttttctttctggctgcttgaaggattttttcttttatctgatagtcctggaatttggccacaacattccttagtgttttcattttaagatttctttctggagaggatcaatttattctttcaatgactatttttccctctggttccatgatatcgaggcaattttccatcactaaatcctgtaatattaaatccaggcttttttttctcttcagtgttctcaggaaggccaataattttcagattcttCCTTCTCGATCAATTCTCgaggtcattggttttgctgatgaagtattttacatggTTTTatgttttcaatcttttgattttgttcaacacaatcttgttgtctcatgaaatctttagtttcttccaattctattctttttttagaggagaagatttttcttcctttatcttttacaattccttttccagttggcccattctatttttgaagaacttttctatttgcccaaatgtagattgagagaatcatttcctttttgcctttgcccagttgaagatctgagagagttattctcatttttgtatttgtccaattgtttttccaaggatttattttcttgttgtgagatgttaattttctcttgcagtgtgttaattttctcttgagtttcgtttcccaatttttccaattgatttttaaactccttcctgatttcttcaaggaagtctttctgggctggagaccaattcatattctccttagcaGTGCtatatctctctgggttaggatctgtctcttctaagtatttctccatgggtcccccccttttctctggccttttttcatcttgtgctggggggtggggtggggtagcTGGCTAtgagaggtttgcttttgaagattctagaggctttgttcacttggcttagtaatttcaagggtcagccagtaggggtgctggttgctttctctggagtgtttgaggtcctcagctAAGGAGTCTCACTGTTGGCCAACTCCTTTGGGAGCAGGGGGAGCTTCATTACTGGTCAGCAGTGGGATCAAGGCCTTGCCTATGGCTGTGtggagaggtggggggggggctcatTTTGTTGCACTGATGCTGGCATGCCTAGTGGGTTCCTGGATTGTAAAAGGGCAGGACTTCACTGTTGCATTATCCCTAACTTGGGGCCTAGCttactgtttttgcctttcctaCCAGGCTTTGCTTCCTTGCTCCTATATCAAAGCTGAGGTAATTTTCAAGTTGTTTGTTGGGGTATTTGGCAGGGCTTCAGAGGCTGCTTTCTAACTCTGCTTTCTTGGCATAGGAAGtatgccttcttttctttttcttcttgtttttgttttttggtttatgTAAGGCAATTGTATTAAAtgtctcaggcaggatttgaactcaggttctcttgtctccagggtcagtgcatTCATTATCTACCGTGCCATCTAATTGCCTGGAATTCCACATtcttaattaaataaatgatacAGACAATTATGAAACATATGATAGGTCATTTTGGAAAGTAGCTGACTGAGAAAAGgttttgtatcaaatttcttaGGAAAAAAGTGTGATATCCAAGACCTATAAACAATGACCAAAAATCATTACCTAATATATAAGTTCTAAAGGTAAGGACAGTTCTTAAGGAGATATTTTCAACTATTAACAATCATTTGAAAGGATGTTCCAAATAAGTAGAAACAAGAAAATTGCAATTCAGTCCAACCTGAGTTTTCATTGTAAACCCAACAATTTAACAAAGATTAAGAAAGATAGGGACAGTCCATTTTGGAGAACGTGTGGAAAGACAGGTGTGCCAAGAACTGTTAGATGAACTCTGAAAAGATAGAACCATTTTTGTAAGTGGTTTGGAATTATttgaagaaagtgatggaaatgTACATACCTTTAGATCCAGAGATTCTACTGCTTCCCTTTTTCTGAAGGAAATCATTGATAAAAGATAGGGCTCCATATGCACTCAAATTGTTTTTAGCATAATATTTTTGTGATAGCAATGTCCATTGAGTAGAAAAATTGTGGTATGAGAAGATAAGGGCATATTTACTTTAAGATTTGATAAATATAATAGAGAATGGcatagaaagatttacatgaactgctgaaaagagaaaggagcagaatcaggaaaacaatacaCAATGCCTATATTAatataattggaaagaaaaactaCCACAGAATAACTGAAAATGAATTTGGTCCACAAGTGTGGAACATAGCATATGATGTCAGATAACTTCATTATATTACTTaaggttgtttattttttcttttaaaaaaaccttttattatAAAGGAATAACTTtctaagaaaaacaattttttacaaatgaatagaTGTGGTATGGTGCTAAGGTTTTggttttgatgattgattgaaTCACTCTgaccctctctttttttctcattccttctctctcttctctccttcccttcttctcgctctgtttctttgtctctctctctctctctctctctctctctctctctctctctctctctcaactttgtctctgtctctgtttctctgcctctctcaGATAACAACTGGTCTGATAATATGGCCACCTGGAAAACTTATATTGTTGGTCAGTTAACAGAGCTTGGGTATCCAGAAAACCCTAGAAATTGAATTGAGTGAATGAAAATACTGGTGGGACAATTTGATTATGAAGCAGCTTTGATATTTCAAGATGCTTTTTGTGTGAGTCCTGGAGAGTTGgggaggatgaaagaaaattatttagaaCTTGAACCAATTGCTATTTAGTCAAAGAGTCTGGCTTGATCTCCATGTCCTTTCCTGTCCTAGAATAGTCCATgatactttttttaatcttttctcctAGGACCATATTAATGAAAGTGATTATGATAATAAAGAATGATTTGCATAGGAGACTTAAGAATCATCTAATCAAACCTGCTCATTTTAAAGCCAATGAAACAGAAGCCTAGAGAAACAAGTGATTTCAAGAGCACTTGGATAGTGGATAGCAAAGTAAAGATTCCAAACCCAGATCCACTATCTCCAAATCAAATGCTTGCTGTAAAAATCACATTGCCTTCTGATggatgaaaaatttaaagaacttttAAGCTGTATCTAATAAAGATCCAGTGTGAATTAAAACAACATAATGCATGCTAATAACAATATGCTCAAGAAGTGCCCAATAGAAGTATTCCAAAAGGCCTTTTTTTAAgacaagggaaaaataaaaaggcttCAGGCCAGGAAAAGTACTCATACCTAATCCATGTCTATTCTCTCATCTTCTCCCTGCTAATTATTTCTCGTTCAAGGGGTTCCTAATATAGGCCCAtgaatttattattgttttgcaTTTTGATAACTTTCACTGTGATTGGTTTCTTTTGTTACTATATGTATCATCTTATATATTTAGAAACATTATACTAAGAAAAATTTCATAGTCATCAACAGACTGTCAAGGGCATCCATAATTACAAAAAGGTCAGAAACCACTCCTAGTTCCTTAAATAAATCCTAAGAGATGATGGACCCAAGATCCCCCACCATTCTGACTGTATTCCTAATGCAATTTTCTATTAGTGAAATGCCCTCTAGATGTTATCAGACCCTGGCAGATGAGAGTGGAACAATCATTCCTAGATGACATGCCTCTCTTAATGCAGCCCCAAAATAGCAATGGTTTTTCTGCTATATCACAGAATCAAATCATTTTGGGTTTTGCCACAAAAACCTTTGGATCTTGTCATTTGTAAGCTGATATTTGAAGTACAAATAGAAGACATCAACTTTTATCTTACCCAGTTTGGCATAGTAATTTATcctattaaactttttttttaatcctgactACTCATGAGCTGCTATTTAATAGCTAATTGTTTTTCCTAGATTTTTCATACAATAATGGACAAGACCATAGACTTTGTGTAAACTGGGGATGTGGATGATACagctaaatttttttctgatttgaaaaCCTTGCCATGTATTAACTTCTTGCCAAATTGAGCAAGAGCTCCTTTTAGCTATCACTATTGAGATTAGGAATTTAGAGATATCAAGTTATATTTTCAGCTCATTTTTGAACTTAAGATGGAAAGAATTAGTAGTTTGTAAAACAGAACTGATCATGAGGTCTGAGCAAGTGGTCACATCTCTTTTGCTGTTGCAATTGTGTTGCTTCAGCTATGGGTCCTGTGGGAAGGTCCTAGTATGGCCAATGGAATATAGTCATTGGATCAATTTAAAGGCCATCTTGGATGAGCTTATACAGAGGGGCCATGAAGTAACTGTGCTGACCCCCTCAGCAACTGTTTTAGTTGATCCTGGTAATTCAACAACTCTCCATTTTGAGGTTTTTCCTGTGATGACAAATCAAGAAGAATTGGTTGCATTTTTTGAAAACTGGATCACATTTTGGAGTTATGAGTGGCGAAAACTTTCAGCATTAGAGTATGGTGCAGACCTGCAAGAAATGTTTTTCAAGTATTCAAGGCTTGTGAAACAGCAATGTGAGAGTGTtgttttgaacaaagaccttatGAAGACATTGAAGAAAGCCAGCTATGAAGTTGTTATTTCAGATGCTATGTGTCCTTGTGCTGAGCTCATAGCAGAGATACTTGGAATACCCTTCATCTACAGTCTGCGCTTCAGCATGGGAAATACATATGAAAAATACTGTGGAGGACTCCCATCCCCTCCTTCCTATGTGCCTGTAGTCATGACAGTATTGACTGACAAGATGACATTCATGGAGAGGGTGAAAAATatgcttttcttcatttactttgacTTTTGGTTTCAAAATTTTGATGTGAAGGATTGGGATCAGTTTTACAGTGATGTGTTAGGTAAGTAAGTCTGATCCCTTTATGATTTACCTGTCAAACCTAATCAGTGATTCCCTGACCACCTTATGCATTTCTGTGTGAATGGGCAGGACTTTAATAACTTGAAAAACAAATCAAGTGGTATTTTCTTATTGTAATTAGATATGAAAAGTTCTGTGACAATATGATTCACTTATCCTTAAAACATGAAAACTTCCATCTAATTATTTCTAAATAGTCTTATGTTTGAATCTTAAGTCAAAACAGAAAAGGACAGCAAGAACAATAAATTAATGAAGGAGTGTGAAAGCACTTATTAtgcatatttttccctggaaaacTCTTAGGTTATATTCTGGGGGTAGAAACAAAAGTGCAAGGCAGCTGTTGGCTCACCAGAAgcattttaatgaagaaaacaacacaaaaaatatttcaattgtaAGTCTgacagaatattttaaatatatatagatatttgcaAGCATTTGAACATACACTTGTAAAGCTCATAGGATAGTTACCATAATCTGCTTCATATGTTGTGATTTATAGACTTGTTTTTACCTCTGCTATTGGATTGTAAGTTCTAAGAACACAGAAAATATCTATTGGATGACTTTGTATAGTTTTATAACTTGAgtcataaatatttcttgaattgaattactTTGATTGGTATGCTGTATTGTAATTCTTAGTTTagtctttctattttaattataaGATTTATGAAAATCAAGTCCAGCACATTGGATATTTTGAATTTGCGTCTTCTACTTGGCAAGTGGTAGAAGATGGAGagagttcactgaaaaaaaatgttttcataatggACTGGGGTTGGGTAAGAAGATTGACTAAAGAGGACAGTTTTTAGAAATTAATCTTTAACTTATTCTTCAGTTATTTACAGACACAAATTGTATTAGAGCAGTGTGATAGAAGGTATCAGACTCAGGCACTATGACTGAAAAGTGGATTTCTATTCTGTTACTGCTGCAGCTTTGCTGCTTTGGATGGGGATCCTGTGGGAAGGTATTGGTGTGGCCATTGGATTATAGTCACTGGCTGAACATGAAGAAAATTCTTGAAGAGCTGTCACAAAGAGGCCACATGGTGACTGTGTTAATACCTTCTGACTTACTTCTCGCTGATCTCACTGAGTTTTCCAAGCTTTTCTATGAGATTTTTCCtgtaccacaaaaaaaaaaaaaaaagaggaactcaTGATGAAAGCAGAAAATTATTTGGATGAAATAGTGTACAAAAAACCTGAATTTTCACACTGGGAAAAAAATATGGGATTTTGTTGAATTTCTCAACCATTTCATTCCTTATGTAAAATCAAGGATTGAAATTTTAGTCTTCAATCAGACACTCATGGAGaaaccgaaaaaaaaaaaactggctatGATGTTCTGCTTATAGATGCGGCACTTCCAGGTGGAGATCTGATAGCCAAGATGCTTGAAATCCCATTCATAAATAGTCTCAGGTTAATTTTGGGGAATGCCTATGAGAAATACTGTGGGAGACTTCCATCTCCACCTTCATATGTTTCTATAGCACTAAGCAGGCTGACTGACAAGATGACCTTTATGGAAAGAGTGGAAAATATGTTATTGCCTCTCTTCTTTGACTATTTCTGGTTTCATTCATTTGAGAAAAAGTGAGAGCAGTTATACAGCAAGACATTAGGTGAGAGGAATTGTTTTCAGGAGTGTTTTTGgactaaatcattttattttcagttttttcttccaaGTTAGTTATTATGGATTTCAGTACACTagcttaaattttttctcttttgtagatCATAAAAAGACTGGGAAAGCTTCAGGAAAGTCTTTCTTAGAATAAAAAGCAGGTACATACTTGGATCAAGTAAAAAACATAAAGAAGATTGTCACAAATATAATATCTCCTTCTAGAATGACTGGGTTACTATATTATTAACAAATATTCTTCATGTagcaataatgaaaaataatattcattggaaatatttttatttaaagttttgagttctatcCTTTCTTACTTCACTTACTGATATCCcttcttcttattattttttttttagtttttgcaagacagtggggttaagtggcttgcccaaggccacacagataagtaattatagagtgtctgaggccagatttgaactcaggtactcctgactccagggctggtgctctatccactataccacctagctgcccctatgcctTCTTATTTCATTCACTCTTTCCTCTATCTCCTCcatgagatggtaagcaa
The Macrotis lagotis isolate mMagLag1 chromosome 3, bilby.v1.9.chrom.fasta, whole genome shotgun sequence genome window above contains:
- the LOC141517146 gene encoding UDP-glucuronosyltransferase 2A3-like gives rise to the protein MTEKWISILLLLQLCCFGWGSCGKVLVWPLDYSHWLNMKKILEELSQRGHMVTVLIPSDLLLADLTEFSKLFYEIFPVPQKKKKKRNSCLQSDTHGETEKKKTGYDVLLIDAALPGGDLIAKMLEIPFINSLRLILGNAYEKYCGRLPSPPSYVSIALSRLTDKMTFMERVENMLLPLFFDYFWFHSFEKK